A window of the Gorilla gorilla gorilla isolate KB3781 chromosome 8, NHGRI_mGorGor1-v2.1_pri, whole genome shotgun sequence genome harbors these coding sequences:
- the LOC101130685 gene encoding putative DMBT1-like protein, whose amino-acid sequence MGGSGRCSGRVEIHHQGAWGTVCDDLWDLNEAKVVCRQLGCGQAVSGPGEAHFGPGSGDIFLDNLQCAGVEHYLGQCTHLGWSEHNCGHHEDASVICSDAEDLPPPTPPDSSTASQDHIKGGSNSCGGVISSLSGSFSSPQYPENYPTDIQCVWEIHMDAKFRIELIIPSLKVIQSKDRCLCHLH is encoded by the exons ATGGGCGGCTCAGGCCGGTGCTCGGGGCGCGTGGAGATTCACCACCAGGGTGCCTGGGGCACCGTGTGCGACGACCTGTGGGACCTGAACGAAGCCAAGGTTGTGTGCCGGCAGTTGGGGTGTGGGCAGGCTGTTTCTGGCCCTGGTGAGGCCCACTTTGGCCCAGGCTCAGGAGACATCTTCCTGGACAACCTCCAGTGCGCTGGGGTAGAGCACTACCTGGGCCAGTGTACCCACTTGGGCTGGTCAGAGCACAACTGTGGCCACCACGAGGATGCCAGTGTCATCTGCTCAG ATGCGGAAGACCTACCTCCACCCACACCTCCAG ATTCTTCTACAGCTTCTCAGGATCACATAAAAG GAGGAAGTAACTCTTGTGGAGGGGTCATTTCTAGTCTCTCTGGCTCATTTTCTAGTCCACAGTATCCAGAAAACTACCCAACAGATATCCAGTGTGTTTGGGAGATCCACATGGATGCAAAATTTCGGATAGAACTCATAATTCCAAGTTTGAA GGTTATACAGTCCAAAGATAGATGTCTTTGTCATCTCCATTAG